The following are encoded together in the Cicer arietinum cultivar CDC Frontier isolate Library 1 chromosome 2, Cicar.CDCFrontier_v2.0, whole genome shotgun sequence genome:
- the LOC105851241 gene encoding LOW QUALITY PROTEIN: cucumisin (The sequence of the model RefSeq protein was modified relative to this genomic sequence to represent the inferred CDS: inserted 2 bases in 1 codon; substituted 2 bases at 2 genomic stop codons), translated as MSCPHVSGAAGYIKSFHPTWSPVVIRSALMTTSKQVSPTYNQDAXFAYGAGQIDPIMAVNPGLVYDSTEIDYITYLCGLGYSQSVLQLITEDDISCFDTASARDLNYPSFALKAPRPKHRLSGSFKRTVTNVGLPMSXYIKQLTVPKGLTVLVNPXRYNPSVLSFTSLGEKKTYVLTIEGKLKKSINSASLVWNDGNFQVRSPIIIFDERAEKVEGPYPVLDSVSGF; from the exons ATGTCTTGTCCACATGTTTCTGGTGCAGCAGGGTACATCAAATCTTTTCATCCTACATGGTCACCTGTTGTTATCCGTTCAGCTCTAATGACAACAT CGAAGCAGGTGAGTCCCACTTATAATCAAGATGCATAATTTGCTTACGGAGCAGGCCAGATTGACCCTATTATGGCTGTGAATCCCGGCTTGGTATATGATTCCACAGAAATAGACTACATAACCTATTTATGTGGACTAGGCTACAGCCAGTCAGTTTTACAGCTAATCACAGAGGATGACATTAGTTGCTTCGACACTGCATCAGCAAGGGATTTGAATTATCCATCCTTTGCTCTCAAAGCTCCACGCCCCAAACATCGCCTAAGTGGAAGCTTTAAAAGGACTGTTACAAATGTGGGATTACCGATGTC ATATATAAAGCAATTGACAGTACCTAAAGGACTCACTGTTTTAGTGAACCCCT GACGTTACAACCCCAGTGTTTTGTCCTTCACTTCACTGGGGGAAAAGAAAACATATGTTCTCACCATAGAAGGAAAACTAAAGAAGTCTATTAACTCGGCTTCTTTAGTTTGGAATGATGGAAATTTTCAAGTAAGGAGcccaattattatttttgatgaACGGGCAGAAAAAGTCGAGG GCCCATATCCTGTCTTGGACTCTGTTTCTgggttttaa